In one Shewanella loihica PV-4 genomic region, the following are encoded:
- the hemH gene encoding ferrochelatase codes for MNKVDNLSPAKLGVLLVNLGTPDTPTPKDVKQFLKQFLSDPRVVDLNPWIWKPILNGIILNTRPKAVAKLYESIWWPEGSPLMVISERQREALSAILKARHGSDIPVELGMSYGNPSLSSGIDKLVAQGVERLVVLPLYPQYSCSTVAPVFDAIASDYKGRRNYPETRFSKEYFEHPAYIAALAGSVRRHWQDKGQGDCLLMSFHGVPLRYVTEGDPYQRQCQRTAELLAAALGLTESQWRLCFQSKFGKEEWLTPATDALLESLPGKGVKRVDILCPAFAVDCLETLEEISIGGKESFIEAGGEDYHFIPCLNEDEAHMQLLADLVDQQAAGWLKS; via the coding sequence TTGAATAAAGTCGACAACTTATCTCCCGCTAAGCTTGGTGTCTTGCTGGTTAATCTCGGCACACCCGATACACCAACGCCTAAAGATGTAAAGCAGTTCTTAAAACAGTTTCTCAGCGACCCGCGCGTGGTCGATCTAAATCCCTGGATCTGGAAACCCATACTCAATGGCATCATATTAAATACGCGCCCCAAGGCCGTAGCCAAGCTCTATGAGTCTATCTGGTGGCCCGAGGGCTCGCCTCTGATGGTGATCAGTGAGCGCCAACGTGAAGCGCTGAGTGCGATTCTAAAAGCGCGTCATGGTAGCGATATTCCGGTGGAGTTGGGGATGAGTTATGGCAATCCCTCACTGTCGTCGGGGATAGACAAGCTGGTGGCTCAGGGTGTTGAGCGCCTGGTGGTGCTGCCGCTATATCCTCAGTATTCCTGCTCCACCGTGGCACCGGTATTCGATGCCATCGCCAGTGACTATAAGGGCAGACGCAACTATCCTGAGACCCGCTTCAGTAAAGAGTATTTCGAGCACCCGGCCTATATCGCGGCGCTGGCAGGTTCTGTGCGGCGTCATTGGCAAGATAAGGGCCAGGGCGATTGCCTCTTGATGTCCTTTCATGGCGTGCCCCTGCGTTATGTGACCGAGGGTGACCCCTATCAGCGTCAGTGTCAACGTACTGCCGAGCTGCTGGCCGCGGCCTTGGGGCTTACAGAGTCTCAGTGGCGCCTGTGTTTTCAATCGAAATTTGGTAAGGAGGAGTGGCTGACGCCGGCAACGGATGCGCTGCTCGAGAGTTTGCCGGGTAAGGGGGTTAAGCGCGTGGATATTCTCTGTCCGGCCTTTGCCGTGGATTGTTTGGAGACGCTTGAAGAGATCTCCATTGGCGGCAAGGAGAGCTTTATCGAGGCCGGCGGTGAGGACTATCATTTCATCCCTTGTTTGAACGAGGATGAAGCGCATATGCAGCTGCTCGCGGACTTGGTCGATCAACAGGCGGCGGGCTGGCTTAAATCTTAA
- the adk gene encoding adenylate kinase — translation MRIMLLGAPGAGKGTQAQFIMEKYGVPQISTGDMLRAAVKAGTPLGLEAKKVMDAGQLVSDELIIGLVKERIAQDDCAKGFLLDGFPRTIPQADAMAASGIDIDHVIEIDVPDEEIVKRMSGRRVHPGSGRVYHIVYNPPKVEGKDDVTGEDLAIRPDDEESTVRKRLGIYHEQTKPLVEYYGKVAEQGKLTYNKFDGTQSVGAVSEAIVKAIG, via the coding sequence ATGCGCATTATGCTATTAGGTGCCCCAGGTGCCGGTAAAGGTACTCAAGCCCAATTCATCATGGAAAAATACGGTGTGCCACAAATTTCTACGGGCGACATGCTCCGTGCAGCCGTTAAAGCGGGAACGCCTCTGGGTCTAGAAGCCAAGAAAGTGATGGATGCAGGACAGTTGGTTTCTGATGAGCTGATTATTGGACTGGTTAAAGAGCGTATCGCCCAAGACGATTGCGCCAAGGGCTTCCTGCTCGACGGTTTCCCACGCACCATTCCTCAGGCAGATGCCATGGCGGCTAGCGGTATCGATATCGATCACGTGATCGAAATTGACGTGCCAGACGAAGAGATAGTTAAGCGCATGAGCGGTCGTCGTGTACACCCAGGTTCTGGCCGTGTTTACCACATCGTTTACAACCCACCTAAGGTGGAAGGTAAAGACGACGTGACCGGTGAAGATCTGGCTATTCGTCCCGATGACGAAGAGAGCACAGTGCGTAAGCGTCTAGGCATCTACCATGAGCAGACTAAGCCGCTGGTTGAGTACTATGGTAAAGTCGCCGAACAAGGCAAGCTGACCTACAACAAGTTCGACGGCACCCAGAGTGTTGGCGCTGTGAGCGAAGCTATCGTTAAGGCGATTGGCTAA
- a CDS encoding co-chaperone YbbN — translation MDSVLDLTKENIQQVVDASMQQVVVMTFWSQQSPESLQLMQMLTQIAAQGRFLLAKVNCDQEMEIANYFQIQSLPTTLVLKEGKPVDGFAGLQEAAQIEALLDQHLPKAWQVALNQAKAQLAEGDAEGALPLLKQAYQECQTAEVSLVYADALLAVADINQAKVLLDGVGLADQDAYYQSLKAKLSLALDAADTPEIRSLLDDVEQDPSDYAKLLSLAKALHGAKRDEEALERLYLVLKTDLQAQQGEIKQLFMEILTALGQGHAVANQYRRKLYTLLY, via the coding sequence ATGGATTCAGTATTGGATTTAACCAAAGAGAACATTCAGCAAGTGGTCGACGCCTCCATGCAGCAGGTAGTGGTCATGACGTTTTGGAGCCAGCAGAGCCCAGAGAGCCTGCAGCTGATGCAGATGCTGACCCAGATCGCCGCCCAGGGACGTTTCCTGCTGGCTAAGGTCAACTGCGATCAGGAGATGGAGATAGCCAACTATTTTCAGATCCAGAGTCTGCCAACTACTTTGGTGCTAAAAGAGGGTAAGCCGGTCGATGGCTTTGCCGGCCTGCAAGAGGCGGCGCAAATCGAGGCCTTACTCGACCAGCATCTGCCTAAGGCCTGGCAAGTCGCGCTTAATCAGGCCAAGGCGCAACTGGCCGAGGGCGATGCCGAAGGGGCGCTGCCGCTGCTCAAGCAAGCCTATCAGGAGTGCCAGACGGCCGAGGTATCTTTAGTGTATGCCGACGCGCTGCTGGCCGTTGCCGATATCAACCAGGCTAAGGTGCTGCTCGATGGTGTCGGCCTTGCCGATCAAGACGCCTACTATCAGAGCCTCAAGGCCAAGCTCTCCCTGGCGCTGGACGCCGCCGATACGCCGGAGATTAGAAGTCTGCTGGATGATGTCGAACAAGACCCCAGCGATTATGCCAAGCTCTTGTCCCTTGCCAAGGCGCTTCATGGCGCCAAGCGCGATGAAGAAGCGCTCGAGCGTCTCTATCTGGTATTAAAGACAGATCTGCAGGCCCAGCAAGGTGAGATCAAGCAGCTTTTCATGGAGATCCTCACCGCATTAGGTCAGGGACATGCCGTGGCCAATCAATATCGCCGCAAATTATACACCTTGCTCTACTAG
- a CDS encoding dicarboxylate/amino acid:cation symporter: MAGTQNKKLGLTGKILIGMAGGILTGLLLRSFFPGSEFIEEYITNGLLNVVGSIFISSLQMLVVPLVFISLVCGTCSLSDPSSLGRLGGKTIAFYLFTTAIALSMAILVALLVHPGNASLAAENMQYSVKEAPSLSDVLINLVPRNPIQAMTEGNMLQIIIFAVIFGFAISHIGERGKRVSALFNDLNEVIMRVVTLIMQLAPYGIFALMGKLALTLGLETFESVVKYFMVVLAVLLVHAFVSYPVLLKLFSGLSPFTFIRKMRDVQLFAFSTASSNATLPVTLETSEHRLGVDNKVASFTLPLGATINMDGTAIMQGVATVFIAQVFGIDLTITDYAMVVVTATLASIGTAGVPGVGLIMLAMVLNQVGLPVEGIALIMGVDRLLDMVRTAVNVTGDSVATVIIAKSENAFNQATFDDPQAGKTAGSFVDQVNAELKE; the protein is encoded by the coding sequence ATGGCTGGCACGCAAAACAAAAAATTAGGCCTCACCGGAAAAATACTCATTGGTATGGCCGGAGGCATTTTAACCGGGCTACTGCTACGCAGTTTTTTCCCCGGTAGTGAGTTTATCGAAGAGTATATTACTAACGGCTTATTGAACGTGGTCGGCAGTATTTTTATCTCAAGTTTACAGATGTTGGTCGTCCCTCTGGTCTTCATCTCTCTGGTATGTGGTACCTGCTCGCTAAGTGACCCATCATCCCTTGGCAGGCTAGGCGGAAAAACCATCGCTTTTTATCTGTTTACCACGGCGATTGCTCTTTCTATGGCCATTTTGGTCGCGCTGCTCGTTCATCCAGGTAATGCCTCGCTAGCGGCAGAGAACATGCAGTACAGCGTTAAAGAGGCCCCTAGCCTTTCGGACGTATTGATCAACCTGGTTCCCCGCAACCCGATACAGGCAATGACAGAGGGGAATATGCTGCAGATCATCATCTTTGCAGTGATCTTTGGCTTTGCCATTTCCCATATTGGCGAGCGCGGCAAACGTGTATCGGCACTATTTAATGACTTAAATGAAGTGATCATGCGTGTGGTTACCCTCATCATGCAGCTAGCCCCCTACGGTATATTTGCCCTCATGGGTAAACTCGCCTTAACCTTAGGTCTCGAGACATTTGAAAGCGTCGTTAAATATTTCATGGTAGTACTGGCGGTGTTATTAGTGCACGCCTTCGTGAGCTACCCTGTGCTATTAAAACTCTTCTCCGGACTCAGTCCCTTTACCTTTATTCGTAAGATGCGTGATGTGCAGCTGTTCGCCTTTAGTACGGCCAGTTCAAATGCCACGCTGCCAGTGACACTAGAGACCTCTGAGCACCGTCTAGGGGTGGATAATAAGGTTGCCTCTTTCACTCTGCCGCTGGGCGCCACCATTAACATGGACGGTACGGCGATTATGCAGGGTGTCGCCACAGTCTTTATCGCCCAGGTATTTGGTATCGATCTCACCATCACCGACTACGCCATGGTGGTTGTCACAGCAACCCTCGCCTCTATCGGCACGGCGGGCGTTCCAGGCGTCGGTCTTATTATGCTGGCAATGGTACTTAATCAGGTGGGTCTGCCTGTTGAGGGTATCGCCCTTATCATGGGGGTCGACAGACTGCTGGATATGGTGCGCACCGCGGTCAACGTGACTGGCGACTCGGTGGCGACTGTGATCATCGCCAAATCGGAAAATGCCTTTAACCAGGCAACCTTCGATGATCCTCAAGCAGGTAAGACGGCGGGCAGCTTCGTCGATCAGGTAAACGCCGAGCTCAAAGAATAA
- a CDS encoding inosine/guanosine kinase: MKFPGQRKSKHYFPVKNRDPLLAQLTLQPQHISTHISGIDQTLVDIEAKVGDDLLSRYALPKGNSTLIDDEKAHQLYTELKSSELISDEFAGGTIGNTVHNYSILADDRSVLFGVMSNHIEVGSYAYRYLCNTSSKVDLNFLQPVDGPIGRCFTLISECGERTFAISKGSMDKLTPEYIDQEIVQTSSALVLTAYLMRASGGDKITDAALKAIEYAKAADVPVVLTLGTRFLIEEDPQWWIDFIKENVTILAMNEDEGEALTGFKDPLSASNAALEWCDMVLTTAGPLGLYTAGYTEDSEKRETSHTLLPGAIPEFNRYEFSRPKLKRDCQTPIKVFAHISPYMGGPEIIRNTNGAGDGALAALLHDLASNTYHKANVPGSSKHKRDGLCYSSFSQICKYANRVAYEVLAQHSPRLSRGLPEREDSLEEAYWER, from the coding sequence ATGAAGTTTCCCGGTCAACGTAAGTCGAAACATTACTTTCCAGTTAAGAATCGCGATCCATTATTGGCGCAGTTAACCCTGCAGCCGCAGCATATTTCCACCCATATCAGCGGGATTGATCAGACGTTGGTCGACATCGAGGCCAAAGTGGGGGACGATCTGCTTAGCCGTTACGCCCTGCCGAAAGGAAACTCGACGCTGATCGATGACGAGAAGGCGCACCAGCTTTACACCGAACTGAAGTCTTCTGAGCTGATCAGCGATGAATTTGCCGGTGGCACCATAGGTAACACGGTACACAACTACTCTATTCTCGCCGACGATCGCTCAGTGCTGTTTGGGGTGATGAGCAACCACATCGAGGTGGGCAGCTACGCCTATCGTTATCTGTGCAACACCTCTTCTAAGGTAGATCTTAATTTTCTGCAGCCGGTCGATGGGCCTATCGGTCGTTGTTTCACCCTGATCTCAGAGTGCGGTGAACGTACCTTTGCCATCAGCAAGGGCTCGATGGATAAGCTTACGCCGGAATATATCGACCAAGAGATAGTGCAGACCTCGTCGGCGCTAGTGCTTACCGCTTATTTGATGCGCGCAAGCGGTGGCGATAAGATCACAGATGCGGCGTTAAAAGCCATAGAGTACGCCAAGGCGGCAGATGTGCCTGTGGTACTGACCCTGGGAACACGCTTCCTTATTGAGGAAGATCCACAGTGGTGGATCGATTTCATTAAGGAAAATGTCACCATACTGGCAATGAACGAAGATGAGGGCGAAGCCCTGACAGGATTTAAAGACCCCTTGAGTGCCAGCAACGCGGCGCTTGAGTGGTGTGATATGGTGCTCACCACGGCAGGCCCGCTGGGGCTCTACACAGCGGGTTATACCGAGGACTCAGAGAAGCGCGAAACCAGTCATACGCTGCTACCTGGCGCAATTCCAGAGTTTAACCGCTATGAGTTCTCAAGACCTAAGCTAAAGCGTGACTGTCAGACCCCTATTAAGGTATTTGCGCATATCTCGCCATACATGGGCGGTCCTGAGATCATACGTAACACCAATGGCGCGGGTGATGGAGCGCTGGCGGCGCTGCTGCACGACCTTGCCTCTAACACCTATCATAAGGCCAATGTGCCGGGTTCGAGCAAGCATAAGCGCGACGGCCTGTGTTACTCCTCTTTCTCGCAGATCTGTAAGTATGCCAACCGTGTAGCCTACGAGGTGTTGGCGCAGCACAGTCCACGTCTGTCTCGCGGCCTGCCTGAACGGGAAGACAGCCTGGAAGAAGCCTACTGGGAAAGATAG
- the htpG gene encoding molecular chaperone HtpG codes for MSHQETHGFQTEVKQLLNLMIHSLYSNKEIFLRELVSNAADAADKLRYEALTKDELYEGDGELRVRVSADSEKGTVTIEDNGIGMTRDGVIEHLGTIAKSGTAEFFKNLSGDESKDSQLIGQFGVGFYSAFIVADKVTVRTRAAGHAADEAVQWESAGEGEFTVENIVKESRGTEIILHLREEEKEFASDYRLRSIITKYSDHISVPVEMWQEGTPAQEATEEGGEAIPATEGHWKAMNKATALWTRNKSDVTDEEYQEFYKHISHDFADPLLWSHNRVEGKQEYTSLLYIPSKAPWDLWNRDRKHGLKLFVQRVFVMDDAEQFMPSYLRFVQGLIDSNDLPLNVSREILQDNKITTALRTAVTKRVLGMLEKLAKNDPEKYQTFWAEFGQVLKEGPAEDFANKEKIAGLLRFASTHTNEAAHTVSLSDYVERMKEGQSKIYYIVADSHEAAANSPHLELLRKKGIEVLLMSERIDEWLINHLSEFDGKQLHSVTRGDLELGELEDAAEKEAQEKLETESEGLVKRVKEVLGDKVAEVKVTSRLTDTPACVVAGAGEMSSQMIKLMQAAGQAVTESKPVFELNPEHPLVKRLDTEQDEEVFGQWAELLLQQAQLSEKGSLADPSAFIKLMNKMLLASVK; via the coding sequence ATGTCACATCAAGAAACCCATGGCTTTCAAACAGAAGTCAAACAACTACTCAATTTGATGATCCACTCTTTATACTCCAATAAAGAGATTTTCTTGCGTGAATTGGTCTCTAACGCCGCCGATGCGGCCGATAAACTTCGTTACGAAGCCTTGACTAAAGATGAGCTTTACGAAGGCGACGGTGAGCTGCGCGTACGCGTCAGTGCCGATAGCGAGAAAGGTACAGTGACCATTGAAGATAATGGTATCGGTATGACCCGCGATGGCGTGATAGAGCATCTGGGTACCATCGCCAAGTCGGGCACCGCAGAGTTTTTCAAGAATCTATCGGGCGATGAGTCTAAAGACTCACAGCTGATCGGTCAGTTTGGTGTGGGCTTCTACTCGGCCTTCATCGTTGCCGACAAGGTGACCGTACGCACTCGCGCCGCCGGTCACGCGGCAGATGAGGCGGTGCAGTGGGAATCAGCCGGTGAAGGCGAGTTCACTGTCGAAAACATCGTCAAAGAGAGTCGTGGTACAGAGATCATCTTGCACCTTCGCGAAGAAGAGAAAGAGTTTGCGAGCGATTACCGTCTGCGCTCTATCATCACCAAATACTCAGATCATATCTCGGTACCGGTAGAGATGTGGCAAGAAGGCACGCCAGCCCAGGAAGCGACCGAGGAGGGCGGTGAAGCCATTCCTGCTACCGAAGGTCACTGGAAGGCGATGAACAAGGCGACTGCCCTGTGGACTCGTAACAAGAGCGATGTCACCGACGAAGAGTATCAAGAGTTCTACAAGCATATCTCCCATGATTTTGCCGACCCGTTACTGTGGAGCCACAACCGCGTCGAGGGTAAGCAGGAGTACACCAGCCTACTATACATTCCATCGAAAGCCCCATGGGATCTGTGGAATCGCGACCGTAAACATGGCCTGAAACTCTTCGTGCAGCGCGTGTTCGTGATGGACGATGCCGAGCAGTTTATGCCGAGCTACCTGCGTTTCGTGCAGGGTCTTATCGACTCAAACGATTTGCCGCTGAACGTCTCGCGTGAAATCTTGCAGGACAACAAGATCACCACGGCGCTGCGTACTGCGGTGACCAAACGCGTGCTTGGCATGCTAGAGAAGCTGGCTAAGAACGATCCTGAGAAGTATCAAACCTTCTGGGCCGAGTTTGGTCAGGTATTGAAAGAAGGTCCGGCGGAAGATTTCGCCAACAAGGAGAAGATCGCCGGCTTGCTGCGCTTTGCCTCGACGCACACCAACGAGGCGGCTCATACCGTTTCACTGAGTGACTATGTTGAGCGCATGAAGGAAGGTCAGAGCAAGATCTACTATATCGTTGCCGACAGTCATGAAGCGGCGGCCAACAGCCCACACCTAGAGCTACTGCGTAAGAAGGGTATCGAGGTGCTCTTGATGTCAGAGCGTATCGACGAGTGGTTGATCAACCATCTCTCCGAGTTTGACGGCAAGCAGCTGCACTCGGTGACCCGTGGTGATCTCGAACTGGGCGAGCTGGAAGACGCCGCCGAGAAAGAGGCTCAGGAGAAGCTGGAAACCGAGTCTGAAGGCCTGGTGAAACGCGTCAAAGAGGTGCTGGGCGATAAGGTGGCCGAGGTGAAGGTAACCAGTCGTCTAACCGACACCCCAGCCTGTGTCGTCGCCGGCGCCGGTGAGATGTCGTCGCAGATGATTAAATTGATGCAGGCCGCCGGCCAGGCCGTGACGGAGAGCAAGCCTGTGTTTGAGCTTAACCCCGAGCACCCGCTGGTGAAACGTCTGGACACAGAGCAGGATGAAGAGGTGTTTGGTCAGTGGGCCGAGCTCTTGCTGCAACAGGCGCAGCTGTCTGAGAAAGGTAGCCTGGCCGACCCATCAGCCTTCATCAAACTGATGAACAAGATGTTGTTAGCCAGCGTTAAGTAA
- a CDS encoding Ig-like domain-containing protein: MKSAFKVFTSYLFLLFIVACSGGGNVTDGGGGTPTPGEDSYSLSLALVNGSGEPTTDISNAQPGKLYATLTKNSSPLSGGRIVFSLQGEGVLTPDSGVSDADGKVSIDVLPGDKLGSGKITASYETIGGTTVEASVSFNTQGDGGAATGGAQVALILVDDLATMTPISTISSLSPGYLVATVTGISKATIVKFTSDIGELPIETAATEDGKAYVQILAGSQPGAGIATATLVTGEKAELVFKVGATNVLMGSGDPFQSEVAAVSPAVVSAGGTASISVTLQDDAGNLFSEPVEVKFSSVCANKTPAEAEISSPVVAVNGVATTTYLAKGCVGDDAINVNAVVGSKSLSAKATLNVLSASVGSIKFVEAIPELIRLKGTGGAESSTVKFQVMDKNGNPVSNQRVNFSLNSDTGDIVLDPTTATTNSQGIAQTVVNSGTVATSVRVTAVVDGSSPEISSQSNLLVISTGLPDQDSFSLSADILNPEGWDYDGVEVNITARLADAFNNPVPDGTAVSFTTEGGVIDSSCTTQDGVCSVKWKSQNPRPTGKTLFELGQEPTLGADIGQPYGGRVTILARAIGEESFPDLNGNGRFDLVEFEDFKTKQDVSGNPYDLDEAFVDHNEDGLYNPKFDGEAGGDAETFVDFNNNKEFDVADGLYNGSLCALDETGAPHAGCSSVKKSLDVRASLVLVMSGSTAVASTPIIVDSCTEDASLTDDPCKGLNGNQTIDILGKSTGGVSIIVGDLHNQPLPQGTVITFTPSAGSLASKGSYTVTSTNVNRAEPYSVTIKGADQPDAGTLIIEATTPKGDISELAKIPITIH, translated from the coding sequence ATGAAGTCAGCGTTTAAAGTTTTTACCTCATATTTATTTTTGCTTTTTATTGTCGCCTGTAGCGGCGGGGGAAATGTCACAGATGGTGGTGGCGGTACGCCGACTCCAGGTGAGGACTCTTATAGTTTGTCGCTTGCGTTAGTTAATGGAAGTGGTGAACCAACTACTGACATTTCCAATGCTCAACCTGGGAAGTTATATGCAACCCTAACTAAAAATAGTTCTCCTTTATCTGGAGGCAGAATAGTTTTTTCACTTCAAGGGGAAGGGGTGCTTACTCCTGATAGTGGTGTTAGTGATGCTGATGGTAAAGTCTCGATAGATGTACTTCCTGGAGATAAGTTGGGGTCAGGTAAGATAACCGCATCCTATGAAACTATAGGCGGTACGACAGTAGAAGCTTCCGTTTCTTTTAATACTCAAGGTGATGGCGGCGCAGCAACAGGTGGTGCGCAAGTTGCTCTGATATTAGTTGACGATTTAGCCACTATGACTCCGATTAGCACTATATCCTCATTATCGCCAGGTTATTTGGTCGCTACAGTAACGGGAATTTCCAAAGCAACGATTGTTAAGTTCACTAGTGATATTGGCGAACTACCTATTGAGACCGCTGCCACAGAAGATGGTAAAGCTTATGTACAGATATTAGCTGGTTCTCAGCCTGGTGCGGGCATTGCCACTGCAACACTTGTAACGGGGGAAAAGGCTGAATTAGTCTTTAAAGTTGGGGCGACAAATGTGTTGATGGGAAGTGGTGATCCGTTCCAATCTGAAGTAGCCGCTGTTTCGCCTGCTGTTGTCTCTGCAGGCGGTACGGCGAGTATCTCTGTTACGCTTCAAGATGATGCCGGTAATCTTTTTAGCGAGCCGGTTGAAGTTAAGTTTTCATCTGTTTGTGCAAATAAAACACCAGCAGAAGCAGAAATCAGTTCTCCTGTTGTAGCCGTAAATGGTGTAGCGACCACAACTTACCTTGCAAAGGGGTGTGTGGGTGACGATGCTATTAATGTGAATGCAGTCGTTGGTAGTAAATCGTTGTCAGCCAAGGCTACACTCAACGTTTTGTCGGCTAGTGTAGGAAGTATTAAGTTTGTTGAAGCAATACCTGAACTTATTCGATTAAAGGGAACTGGAGGCGCTGAATCATCAACAGTTAAATTCCAGGTGATGGATAAGAATGGTAATCCTGTCAGCAATCAAAGGGTGAATTTTTCGCTTAACTCGGATACTGGTGATATTGTACTTGATCCGACAACTGCAACGACTAACAGCCAAGGTATAGCGCAAACAGTGGTTAACTCTGGTACCGTTGCTACATCTGTTAGAGTAACTGCGGTTGTTGACGGCAGTTCACCTGAGATTTCAAGTCAATCTAATTTATTGGTTATATCGACAGGTTTACCGGATCAGGATAGTTTTTCGCTTTCTGCTGATATTCTTAACCCCGAAGGTTGGGATTATGATGGTGTCGAAGTTAACATAACTGCGCGTTTGGCGGACGCATTTAATAACCCTGTACCTGATGGCACTGCGGTCTCCTTTACAACAGAGGGTGGCGTAATTGATTCATCGTGTACGACACAGGATGGTGTATGTTCGGTGAAGTGGAAGAGCCAAAACCCAAGACCTACTGGTAAGACACTTTTTGAACTTGGCCAAGAACCTACGCTGGGAGCCGACATTGGGCAACCGTATGGCGGACGCGTGACTATTTTGGCGAGAGCAATCGGTGAAGAGTCTTTCCCCGATCTTAACGGAAATGGTCGTTTCGATTTAGTTGAATTTGAAGACTTTAAAACTAAACAGGACGTATCGGGTAACCCTTATGATTTAGATGAAGCTTTCGTCGACCATAATGAAGATGGATTATACAATCCAAAGTTCGATGGCGAAGCTGGTGGTGATGCCGAAACTTTTGTTGATTTTAATAATAACAAAGAGTTTGATGTAGCTGATGGTCTATATAATGGTAGTTTGTGCGCCTTAGATGAAACTGGTGCGCCGCACGCGGGGTGTTCTTCGGTGAAGAAATCGTTAGACGTAAGAGCCTCTTTGGTTTTAGTTATGTCAGGAAGCACTGCCGTAGCGTCCACTCCTATTATTGTGGATAGCTGTACTGAAGATGCGTCACTTACTGACGATCCTTGTAAAGGTCTTAATGGAAACCAAACGATCGATATCCTGGGCAAGTCAACGGGTGGTGTGTCGATCATTGTCGGTGATCTTCACAACCAACCACTGCCACAGGGAACAGTAATAACTTTTACTCCATCAGCAGGTAGCTTGGCAAGTAAGGGAAGCTATACGGTTACATCAACCAATGTTAATAGAGCGGAACCTTATAGTGTGACTATTAAAGGTGCCGATCAACCAGATGCGGGTACGCTTATAATTGAAGCAACAACGCCTAAGGGTGATATTAGTGAATTGGCAAAAATTCCAATCACGATTCACTAA
- the recR gene encoding recombination mediator RecR: MKFSPLVDELIQSLRCLPGVGPKSAQRMAFQLLERDRKAGHKLAQALSSAMSDVGHCSSCRTFTEESLCPICASSRRGNSDLICVVETPADVLAIEAGGHFSGRYFVLLGHLSPLDGVGPDELGLSLLETHLASGEVSELILATNPTVEGDATAHFIADMAKQHEVNVSRIAHGVPVGGELEYVDSTTLALSFNGRIPL, translated from the coding sequence ATGAAATTTAGTCCCCTGGTCGACGAGTTGATCCAGTCGCTACGCTGCCTGCCCGGGGTTGGCCCCAAATCGGCGCAGCGCATGGCGTTTCAACTGCTAGAGCGCGATCGCAAGGCGGGTCATAAGCTGGCCCAGGCGCTGTCGAGCGCCATGAGTGATGTGGGGCACTGCAGCAGCTGTCGTACCTTCACCGAAGAGAGCCTGTGTCCTATCTGCGCCAGTAGTCGTCGTGGTAACTCAGATTTGATCTGTGTGGTCGAGACGCCCGCCGATGTATTGGCGATCGAAGCCGGTGGTCATTTCTCGGGGCGTTATTTTGTGCTCTTAGGGCATCTGTCACCGCTCGATGGTGTGGGGCCGGACGAGCTGGGCTTGAGTCTGCTCGAGACTCACCTGGCCAGTGGTGAGGTAAGCGAACTTATCCTGGCCACCAACCCGACGGTAGAAGGGGACGCGACAGCGCACTTTATCGCCGATATGGCCAAGCAGCATGAGGTCAATGTGAGCCGAATCGCTCATGGTGTGCCCGTGGGCGGCGAGCTGGAGTATGTCGACAGCACCACGCTGGCGCTCTCCTTTAATGGACGCATTCCGTTATAA
- a CDS encoding YbaB/EbfC family nucleoid-associated protein, producing MFGKGGMGNLMKQAQMMQDKMAKVQEEIARMEVTGEAGAGLVKVTMTGSHSVRKVEIDPSLLEDDKEMLEDLIAAACNDAARRVEESQKEKMAEVTGGMQLPPGMKMPF from the coding sequence ATGTTTGGAAAAGGCGGTATGGGCAACCTGATGAAACAGGCCCAGATGATGCAAGACAAGATGGCTAAGGTGCAAGAAGAGATCGCACGTATGGAAGTCACCGGTGAAGCCGGTGCGGGTCTTGTTAAAGTCACTATGACAGGCTCTCACAGTGTACGTAAGGTCGAGATCGACCCAAGCCTGCTAGAAGATGACAAAGAGATGCTTGAAGATCTGATCGCGGCAGCTTGCAACGATGCGGCGCGTCGTGTCGAAGAGAGTCAGAAAGAGAAGATGGCAGAAGTCACAGGCGGCATGCAGTTGCCACCTGGCATGAAGATGCCTTTCTAA